Genomic window (Streptomyces sp. SLBN-31):
CACCCTGCTGATCGGGGTCGCCCTGGTGGCCGGCGCCCTGCTGCGCTGGATCCTGCCCGACGTCGGCATGCTCGCCGTGCGCTCCCGCTTCACCGACATCGTCACCTACGGCGTGCTCGGTCTCGCGATCGTCCTGCTGGCGATGATGGTGCAGCCCCACCCCTGGCTGCAGATCCCGTTCCTGAAGGACACGCTGCACCTCACGGTGAGCAGCGGCTAGCCGCGGCCGAACGCGGCGCGACGACGGCCCGTCCCCTCCCCCGGGAAAAGGACGGGCCGCCGCCGGGACCACCCTGCTGCACGCCGAAGCCGCTGTTCAACGGCTGTCCGCGCGCTGTGGCACGGAGGTGACCGTTCCGCAACGCGGGAACCATCGGCGGGCCCGGCTTCGTCACCTGCTCAGACGAGCAGGACGAGGACGCCGTGGAGGTGGGCGATGGGCGGCTGGCAGCCGCTGCCGGACGATCTGCCGCCGGAGGTGCGGCACTTCGTGGAGCAGTTGCGGCTCCTGAAGGACGCGACGGGGCTCAGCCTCGTCGCGCTCGGCGCCCGCACCGCGTACAGCAAGTCCTCCTGGCACCGCTACCTCAACGCCACCCAGCCGCCGCCCCGGCAGGCCGTCACGGCCCTGTGCC
Coding sequences:
- a CDS encoding DUF3017 domain-containing protein, whose amino-acid sequence is MSAPDAQGVPRRVTRRFPLFTRDTARPEGGGRAAPGDAPAPARQWPILAVLGLVAVGLLLTALDVFRVGTLLIGVALVAGALLRWILPDVGMLAVRSRFTDIVTYGVLGLAIVLLAMMVQPHPWLQIPFLKDTLHLTVSSG